DNA from Balaenoptera ricei isolate mBalRic1 chromosome 6, mBalRic1.hap2, whole genome shotgun sequence:
TATCTCACTAAAGCCGTGAAGAAAGTTTTTTTAATCCACCTGTCTGGCTGACGGGCTGGCGTTCGGTGTGTGTTTGTTGAGGATGCTTGGCGTCCTGAATAACCAAGTCCTGTCCTCTGGATGTTGCCGTGACTTTTAGCCACATTCAAAGAGAAGTCTCTGGTCTCTAATATAAACCAGGGTCCAGTGTGACCGTTTTCAGGCAGCCCCTTCTGCACATTTAATACCGAGCACCACCCCTACGCTTGGCTGGGTCCCGACAGGGGAGGGAAGGCTCGGGGTGCGTGTCCCAGCTTGCAGATTGGGAAACAGGCATGGGAGGTCTGGCGACCAGCCCGACCTCACTCAGCAAGACAAGTGGCAGCCAGGAATAGCGCAGGGCTTCGAACTGAGTCCCGCTTGCTGTAAACACCCAGCCACGCCCCACTTCATCTGTCTGATTTTAAAAGGGACCATAAAATATGAGCCTGGTAGCAGCAGCCCTGAAACCGAAGTTGGGCTCAAGCCGCTGGAGGACCTAATCCCGTCTCTGCGTTCCAGTCTGCAGGGACAAGTGGGGAAGGCCCGCCGGGTCGGAGCTGGGCCGGCTTCTGCCAGGACCGGTGTCAGCTGTGTGGATGTGCCTCTCTAGACACAGGCGCAGAGGCGGAGCTCATCACTCAGATGTGTTTTTTGCATTCAGTAATTTCCGTCTTCCAGTGCCAGCGGGGCTGCTGACGACTCACGTGAAGCCTCGTGTTCAGGGACCTTCTGTGCCGGTTAATGAAGGAATGGTTAAGAGCAGTGTGGTAGAATTGGGGTGTGGAAACGCTGGGGATGGTGTAGCCAAAAAAGCAGTGACAGAGCCGAGTCAAAAGACAGCTATTTGAGGCCAGCCCAGCTCTGCGACTTCCCAGCTGAGCGATCTTTAGCAAGACCCTCGGCCCTTTGGGagggtcagtttcctcatctgtaaacgggGAAGGACACCATTTGATGAGGTATGGGGACAGAAAAGGGCCGTGGAAGAGCGAAGCGCTCGCTCTTTGGCTGTTCTTTGTCTTGGGGGATTTCGTCGTGTTGATGATTCGGATGGATCCTTAGTGGATGGTGTGTGGGCACTGTGGTCTGTCGCTACCCACAACGTTTGCCTTAATCGAGGGCCCGGACCCCAACCAGGTGGGAAACAGTCTCTTTGGGGCCATTCAGGCAGGATAGATGAGGACCAAGAGACAGCTCCAGCCCCAGGTGCGAGAGAGAGCCTGGGCCATTAGAAATGTCCAGGGACCCGAGAGCGCCACCAGCCTTCGCCTTTCTGCAGTTGCCAACAAGCTGTCTCCCTCTTGGACCCAAATGGGGTTTCCTCTAGGCCTCAGGGCCTAACCTACAGGGAGTCTTTGTCCAGAGCAGAGGTTGGGCTCTACCCAGAAGTGACTTTACTGGTAGAAGGCAGGCTGGGTGTGAGGTTGCTGTGAGCCTGCTTCTCCGGGCCTCTTGGGGAAGGTCGGCCTGGCCCAGCCTGGACAGCCGGCTCCCCAGGCCTTGGCtcctggcgggggcggggagaaCGCTGCAGCAGCTGGCTGGAGCCTGGTGTCTGTGTCTCATCCCAGTCTGGGACTTCTAAATTTAACCTGCTATCAGCTTGAGAGGCTGGAGGCTTCCACTGTGTGACGAAATGCCACTTGGAACCCATTTTACTCGTAACCACTCCCCCTGCACATTCCCCTCCCAAATGTTACCCCCAAACGCAGGCGGCCGTCTGCGCGGCCTCCCATGTCAGTGTGAAGGTTCGAATGCCTGAGCAACTCTGGACCCTGATGGGATCCGGCTCAGCTCCCTCCTGCCATTggccagggctgcaccccgttctctgttcacacacacgcacacgcacacgcacacaccatgGTCTCACAGGCAGAGCGCAGGGGCTGAATCCACAATCGAAAGCCAAACCACGACAGTGAGCTGCACCACCCATAAGCCATCTGGGTGGAGGGCGGCCAGTGGAGCCCATTATGCAATTTCCTGCTTTGGTGTCTCGGAGGAGACACCCAGGAGACAGGATGCAGAATGCCGTTGGGTTGCTGCAGTGTGGGAAGCCCAGGGAAGAAACCAACTCCCCGATGCCCAGAGTGGACGGGGCCCCTCGTGCTCCGTGGCGATGTTGAGAGGCTACCGCCCACCCGGCCGACGAGCGAGCCCGTGGCCTGCAGCTGACCAGGCAGCCCCTCACAGGCCGGGACCGAGCGGGCTCACCGTGGGCCACGGAGAACCGACAGCACAGACTTCCTGTGGGGGGGAGGAAGGCACTTCCTGCCTGGGGAACCCAGGATGGAGTGAGCCGCAGGCGGGGGGGTCTTCTTATTAATAGACGCTGTTAATTATTGAGCCCAGAATGTGTGCTCCACAATGACTCGCTGAGGTTGAGAGCACACAGGAGAAGGTTTGGGccctggggcccgggttcaaatcctgactctgcctcttCCCAGGTGCATGGCCTTGGGCAGCTTCTCGACTTTGGCtctccctcagtttcctcatctgtgaaatggggatcggGATAACATCTGGGGTGTTGTGAGGATTTGGTGAGTTAACACCCAGAAACCGAGTAGAATAGGGTGTTCTCACTGTGTCAGGAGGCGGCTACTCAGAGAACCCCCATCTTGCATACAAGGTAAGCGGGGTCAGACGGGCTCAGTGTCTTGCCCAGACTCACAACAGTGAACTTGAATCCATGGTCCACCTTCAGAGCCCACACCCACTCCAGACCTCTGGGCTGCCCCACTTCTCATCCTTCCATAAGGAGGTTCCAATAGGAGGAGAAGATATTTACTATCAGTGCTCTGGCCACACGACGCCTTTCACCAGCTACAGGCGAGGGCAGGTGCAGGGCCACGGCCTAGGTTGACCTTGACTTAGCAGCCGCGTCTCCATGTGAAGACAGGTTTAGAAGTCTGTGGGTAAGGACCCAGCCTAAACACTAACCCCTCTTGTCACACAGGTTTCTACTGTTTGCCAAAAAGCCAAGCTGCCCCCAAGTCCTAGCTGCACATCCAagtctcctgcccctcctccacacAGGGCCCCAACCAGGGGGCACTTTGGGTGGGGACTGAGGTCCCAGGGCTGTGGAGAGCAGAGGATGCCATCCGCGAAGTGGCCCACCTCCTCCTGGGTTCCTCCAAGGCCCTTAGCACCAGAACCCCCAGGCTCCAGCCATATACCCTCAGATACATTCACTCCCCAGGCCAGAGATCCAGAGCCGTCAACCCCCAAATGAACCGCCACTTCAGAAACATCCAGATCCTAGCCAGGCCtactttaaaattacattttatttctctttgtgcatatttgttgttgttttaaaaaggttcattttacattttcttcaagaGTCTTGTGCCTCCTGGTGAGTGCATTGGTCTGTTTTCACAGTACTCTCCACGACCCCAGACGGTCCTTATTGCTGGAGGAATGTGTCCACGCCGGGAAGGGGACACCAAAGGGATCGGGGACCCAGGTGAGAAGCCTGGGCTCTGCGTTCCTGACATGAGAAGCCGAGGGAGCAGACCCAAGCTGAGCCGAGCTTCCTTAGCGGGACCTGCAGCCTCCCCAGGGTCCTCCCAGCCCTGTCTTCAGAAAGGCCAGGAGGGGCAGAGAGcaaggggaggggcagagagcaCGGGGCCGGGCAGTGAGGGGCGGGGCCGAGCAGCAGTGCTCCTCCAAGTGGGCCCAGCCGTGGGCCCCTGCCCAGGGCCTGCTCACACTCAGGAAGCGTGGGCTTGGGGGACTCTGCCCCCAGACAGCTCAGGACCACCACTTACTGTTGGTTCCTACTCCCACCCCTACCCTAGTGAGAGCTCCTTAGCGATGACCCAGCCCAGAACCAGCACTCCGGTCCCTGACCCCTCGCCCAGGGCCCTTTCTCCTTTGTAGTGCAAGAAAGACCTGAGTGCAGAGAAGGGCCGTGCCATCAGGAGGCCAGGTCCCGTCCGCGGCAGCCGGCCACTGCCACCCTGACCCCTCTGCAGCCTGTCCCCAGAGGGGGAGCTGGGACCCATCATCCCCCTCACTTGAGGCTATGGCCTCTCTGGGTGGCAGGCCTCCCTCCGAACACACCAAGGGGAACTGGCACTTTCCAGGGGGAAGGTCCCAGTCCTGACAGGGGTTCCCCAAGCACCAGGCCGGCAGCCGGCCACACAAAGCTGTTTCCCGTCCAGAGGTTCCAGGAGAGCTGCACGCCTCCCATCAGGAGCAGGCTCGGGGGATGGCTGGACGTTAAGCACCCCTTGAATAAATACAATATCCCGTGGATAGAGGAGCAGAGCATGGACTTAGTGAACCCCGCCCACCCACGCTGTCACTGGGACTCCTACAAACGGCTCATCTGCAGCAGAAATGGATTATTCTTCTCATCTGACAGTTTTCTGAGCTTGATTATTATCGGTCTGAATGAGGAACCCAGGCGAtgtagctgtgggtttgtcaagcttggaggaagggggccacagcagggtGTCCCCTCAGCTCCTGCAAGCAGCCTTCAAGGCAGACATGGCTAAAAAAGCTTGGCGACACTCAGGACCAGGTCCTGGGGctccagagggcccaggacccgAAGGAGGGTGACCTCAAGGACCAGCCTCAACACCAGGCTCACTTCATCGCCCTGGCCGTGGGCGCTGGCTCGCTTCTGTAAGGACTGGCAGCAGGGGTTCTGCCTCTTGCCTCCCGGCGCCCCCCGGAGAGCCTGGGAGGGGCGTCCCCAAGAAGGTGCTGGGCGGCAAGGGCAGGCCTTCTTACCTTTGAACTACAGCTGGGTAAGGTGGCTGGCCCTCCAGGCGTTTGGGACAGTGTGCATGGAAACAGAAAAGCTGCCCACTGAGATGTGCCGACAGAGCCAGCTGGCGATGGGCGCTGAGGACCGAGacggtgggaattccctgggctCAACCTATAACTCACGggaccctccctctctcctcctaggCCCACCCAAGGCAAGTTCCGGctgcagaggagagaggagagagaagcccCTGGCAGATCTACCCTGAGCCCGAGCTCACAGCTTGTCTCTGCAGGCACGGAGTAGGGTAAGGGTTCTACCTGGGGTGGAGAGAAGGGACTTTGGGGGCAGAATCTGCCTGTGGTTTCGGCTCAGCTAAAACGGAAGAATGAGCAGCCGGTTTTAGATCTAAATCTGTAGCCcaaccccctcctccctcacctctggCGGAAGATGCAAAGTCCAGCAGAAAAGACATCCTGCTCTCTTTGTTTCcggttttttcctttaaaatcagctTAAGGCAGAAGTTTGGCAAAGCAAGTCTACATAAGGCCGCGTGACGGAGGACGAGGGGGAGCTGCCCCGGGAGGGGCCGCCGCGGATCAGCCCCGGTGCCATGCCACCAGGCTCATCACCAGCTGCCCCTCGTCCCACCCCTGAGCCTCGTAAAGaggcgttaaaaaaaaaaaaaaaaaaaaaaaaggaacggaAAAAGCAGTTGTTTCAGGGAGTCTGTTGCAAGTGAATGACGGAAATTgcgaggagaggaaaggagacccAAGGTGACACTGAGGGCGCACGTGGAGTGGTCGGTCCCGCCTgggtctcccccctcccccagggaagCAGGTCCGAGGAGGGCGGGGGGCCATCCGCGGGCGTTCGCACAGTGAGATCCGCCCGCTGGAGAAGGTAGAAAGGTTGTATTTTGCTGAACGACTGCAGAGTCCGTGCGGGTTGTTTGCGTGGTGTTGTTACTCGGGTGTCACCTCGCGGGCGCCCTGGCTGTCACCGGTGCTTGGGCGGGATCACCACCAGCGCCTGCCCGTACTTGGGCCGCCACATGAGGACCTGAGCGTCGTTGGCATTGGGCTTGACCAGGGCGCTGGGCGGGATGGGCTCATTCTTGCTCAGGATTTTGGGCTGGTCCTGGGCGATGGGCTCCCGCAGCCGGGCGCGCTGGCCCAGGGGCCGGCTGGGGTTCACCTCGATGCTGAGCTGCATGCGCCAGTGCAGTGTCTGCAAAATGATCATGTCGTTGGTCGAGGTGTTGGTGGCTACCAGCCACGTGATGAAGCTCTGGTCCCGGTAGATGTTGGTCAGCTTGGCCACGTTGCTCTCGCTGACGGGCACGGCCCACGTGACGCTGGGGTAAAAGTTGTCATTCATGCTGATGATGAACTTGGAGTCTCTCTTGGTGGGGCCCACGATGGTGCAGGTCTCCGTGGTGTTGCCGTACCAGGGGTAGTTCACCCCATCCGAGTCGCTGATGGCCTCAATCTTGCCGTCCTGGAGGTCCGGGAGCTCCCAGCTGGACCTGAGGATGGGAAGGCCAGTTTACTCAGCCAGCCACACACAGGCTCGTCTGCATCCCCTTGTCCCTGGGGCTTACCTCCCCAGGGGGCCAGACAGTAAACAGACACCCAACATCATGTCAGGGAACTGGGGCTCCCCTAGGCATGGCCCCCCTCAAAAGCCACATCCTGTTCTCTTGCATCATCTCAAATTGGTCTCCCCCGGAAACCACTGTAGACAGGGCTGGATTCTGGCTGGGCTTTGGGAAGCCCTAGctgcccctgccctcaagggaggggcctgggggcagCACACAGTAATGGGGGGCCCTGACCTGCGCTGTGCCCCCCCCCGTCCCATGTCCCAGCGGCTGGTGGGATGGCCACAtgcaaccctgtggccttggTTAGGGCGGAGGCCACCAGCCCcgagaggctggggtggggctaCTCTCCTGGCCATATAGTGTGTCAGGGCGGCCTGGGTAGGAGTGCAGGTGGCAGGGAGTTCCTTTCTCTTGCTTTAGGGGCCCCCAGTGGCCGTGGGGTCGGCACATCTAGGAGTGATTTGAGCCCCTCATTGACCAGCGTGTGACCGGGGTCAAACGCCCGCCTGCCCCCGAGTTTTGGTGGCCAGGGGCATGGGAACCAGCGCTCAGGGCCCTCGCCAAGGCTCTGGCCCCTCCCCTCCACATCTCCTCCACCACGCGGGGGCCTGGGCTCCCTGGCCCTCCACCCAGCAAGGCCAACACCGTGGGCGGTGCCCTCTTCTCCCCACCGCCCACCCTCCCCCCGCCTTGTTTCTGCTCATGCCCGCCTAGAATAGGAAGCACAGCTCAGCCAGAATGGCTCCCACCTGGTTGGCCCCTGTCTTTGGAGCAGTAGAACCAAGAAAACCTAACCAGCCAGTCTCAAAACTCTGCTCTCGGTCCCAGCCTCGGGGCCAGCTTTACAATCAGTGCCTCCTGGACTTGCTGCAGCTGCCAGGGAACCTGCACTTGCAGCTTTGGGCCAGTCTGAGAACCAGCAGCACTTGGTCAGCCCGACTTGCTTGCAGGGGGCTCAGCCTTCCTGGGGAGGAAGCAGGCAGCCGGGCTGTCCAGAGCTCGGACTCAGGAAACCTACTGGCCTTGCTGAAAGTCTCAGCCACCCTCTCACTGGTGTGAGACCCTGGGCAAAATCCCAGCCCTCCCTGGACCCCAGACTCATCACCCACATCCCACCTGGGGTCATGGAAGACACAGGCAGGAACAtgccagcccagggcagggcaTAAGTGATTGGTGCCTGCTAGCACCAttgctgtcacttttttttttttttaactttttttttaaaattatttttaaaatttatttatttttggctgcattgtgtcttcattgctgcgcacgggctttctctagttgcggcgcatgggcttctcattgtggtggcttctcttgttgtggagtacgggctctaggcacacgggctcagttgttgtggctcacaggctgtagagcgcaggctcagtagttgtggcgcacgggcttagttgctccgcggcatgtgggatcttcctggaccagggctcgaacccgtgtcccctgcattggcaggcggattcttaacgactgcaccaccagggaggccctgctGTCACTACTGTTACTATAATAATAACTCTCTGACAGAAGAGGACTGTCCTAAGTTGCTCTGAGGACACATGGCTGGGGGCACAGCAGCGTCTGGGGGGCCCACCCCTTAGAAACTCATCAACAATCACATCCACCCCACCAGACAGATAAAGTCACGGCAGCTGGAGGGGGGCGTCTTTTTCCCAAGTTGATTTAGCTAAGCAATCAGGCCTGGGCACCTGCCATACCAAAGCAGGACACTTTGCCCCCAGAATTCCGCATACCTGTGTACACCAGCGGTGCTCTCCAGAATATACTACTTTACAAAATGCAttcctgttcatagcagcattattcacaatagccaaaaggtggaaacaactgaaGTGTCCGTCAACGGATGATGGATCAAGTGGTCTAtccacgcaatggaatattattcatccttaaaaaggaaattctgacacctgctacaacatggatgaaccttgaagacattatgcaaagtgaaataagtcagacacaaaaggacaaatactgtatgattccacatatatgaggttcctagaagagtcaaattcatagagacagaaagtagaatggcggttgcctggggctgggagaggggaacgGGGGAGTCAGTGTTTCATGAGTGCggagtttcagttggggaagatgaaaatgttctggaaatagACACACAACAATGtggatgtacttaatgctaccaaacttaaaaatggttaagatggtaaattttatgtatatcttATCACAATGTAAAAAATGCATTCCCCTACTGAAATGCATCGTTTAATGTTAGCAGTTAGCAAATTTGGGGCCACTACAGGAGGGATGATCAGGGATGTGAGTTTgctaatttttctgtttatttcattaaaaagctCACAAATTAGGGTAACACCTGCCTAGTAGGCCATCTCCTGCCCGGGGCCCTGAGCTCATCAAACACCAAGGAGGAGGTCACAGTCGGGAGCCTGCAGATTCGGCTGCCCCCAGGGGTGGCCGCCATGGACCAGAGAAGGGGGTCAGGGTCCCTGTCCCGAATTTCTCAGAAGCCTGTGTCCCACCCGTGCCCAGCCTCCTGTGGTGGAAGGCACCCACTCTGTCTTCTCACAGTGGTTACACTTGCTTGTAAAagtgttgtgtgttttttttatttttaaggcagaAAGCCATCTTGCCAAAAGACCTTTTCTCTTGACTTCGCCCTCTTTCACTTCCTAAGAGCTGGCTTGTTGTGGGACGCGGGGTCGCCACCAGAACGGCctctctctctcagcctctgACCCCCAGCTTCAGGTTTCCTTTTCCGCCTCCCAGCCCACAAATGCCTAGGCGCTGGCTCAGTCACAGACGGGTGACGGTCCCCATGAGCTGGCAGACAGCCGTGTCTCATGTGGGGTATTACTCAGAACCAGGGCCAAGGGCGTCTGTTTTCAAATCATCACAAGCCAGCTGGGCTGGCTCTGGGCCCCGTGGTCCAGTCTCCCCGTCGAGGCGGTGGAGGGAGCACGGTTAAGGGCACAGCTTCTGAGGGACGTGGACCAGCCCGGGTCCAGTCTCCCCCCGGCTACTAGTCACAAATCTCTGAGCTCCACATTGGTTCACTGTGGATAACCACACCCACCTTCAAGGTTTTTGAGATGATTAAATGCGTCAATATATACTACCTGGTACACAGTAAACAGCAATACGTGGAAACTTCCGGAGACCATTGGAGCGAGGCTTGCCTCTAACACTAATGGATTTGCCAGCCCTGATGTGACCTGAAGCCTTCTGACCTCATTTATGTTTTCAGATTATCCATGCTCTGAAAGGAATGATTCCATAGAGTTCCTGCCTCTAAGACTTCCTGTTTGTTCTGGAATGACCTTGGGCTTCAAGGCAGACCCTCAGTTTTCCACCTTCTGGGTGGAGGGGTGAGTTTGGACCCTGGTCCTGCACACCCTGAGCCTTCTTGTTTGCACAGCAGGGACAATCCAGGTGCACATGCCAACGAAAGGTGTAGGCAAGGCTCCCAGCTCCGTGCCCGGCACACTAATGCT
Protein-coding regions in this window:
- the FAM78A gene encoding protein FAM78A isoform X1, giving the protein MPDFLWDCWPSLEIRAVLCAMGCIQSIGGKARVFREGITVIDVKASIDPIPTSIDESSSVVLRYRTPHFRASAQVVMPPIPKKETWIVGWIQACSHMEFYNQYGEQGMSSWELPDLQDGKIEAISDSDGVNYPWYGNTTETCTIVGPTKRDSKFIISMNDNFYPSVTWAVPVSESNVAKLTNIYRDQSFITWLVATNTSTNDMIILQTLHWRMQLSIEVNPSRPLGQRARLREPIAQDQPKILSKNEPIPPSALVKPNANDAQVLMWRPKYGQALVVIPPKHR
- the FAM78A gene encoding protein FAM78A isoform X2; this translates as MNDNFYPSVTWAVPVSESNVAKLTNIYRDQSFITWLVATNTSTNDMIILQTLHWRMQLSIEVNPSRPLGQRARLREPIAQDQPKILSKNEPIPPSALVKPNANDAQVLMWRPKYGQALVVIPPKHR